GCCGCGCGACAGCAACAGGATCACGCCGATCTGCTGTGCGGTGAGGTCGAGCGGCTCGAGCGCGCGGTCCATTCGCTCGACGAGCGCCTGCCGTGCCTTCGTCAAGTAATAGCCGAGGCTGGTTTCCAGCGCGATGTTCTCGGGATCGTAGAGGCCGCCGGTCATGCGATTGCGCTCGCAGCAATAGTGCGTTTCAGGTTAAAACGCGCCCAGTATCTTGAAAATTGATTGCTTAGTCAATATTATTTGAGGCAACCAGTTACGACGTGCATGTTGCACTGCCGGAGACGATGTTCTGACCGATTCGCCCGCGCTGCCGGGCACCCGAGGATGTTCGCGATGCTGTTCCTGAAAAATGCCGCCGGCGCGCTGCGCCGCAACCTGACCGATACCGCTCATCATGTGTTTTCCGGGCCGCACCGCGGCTGGAAGATCGCGCTGTACGTGACGATGCTGGTCGTGCCGGGCGGTTCGCTCGCGGCGCTCGGGTTCGCATGGTTCGATCATCACCGGCAGCGCAACGCGAAGGGCGGCGCACGCCGCACGAGCCAGCCGGCCGCGACGGAGCCGTCGTCATGGCGGGCCGCCGCCGAACCCGTGCCGGTGCCCGTGCGCTGTCACTGACGCCACGTCGCTCCCGCCATCCCGACTGATCGCCGGCCGCGCTACCCGCGGCCGCCGTCGCGCGCCTGTCTCGTCGCAAGCGATCCGTAATGGCCGGTAAACCGGCCGCTCGCGCCGGTAACACATTCCTGCCGTCGCGCACCGTACCCTTAGGGCTGCGCAGCTTCCCCGCCGTCAGTTACCATTTGTCCGCCAGCGGCATGACGACCGCATCGCGCGACGCCGCTCGCCGGCCGCCGCGCCCAGACAGGAAAACCACGATGCCGTACGCCTCCCTCCCGCGCGCCCTTCGCCCGCTGAGCGCCGCCGTCGCCGTTGCGACGGCCGTGCTGCTCGCCGGCTGCGCCGTCGGGCCCGACTATCATCGGCCCGACACGTCGATCCCCGCCGCGTTCAAGGAAGCGCCGGCCGGCTGGAAGGTCGCGCAGCCCGCCGACCGCACCGATCGCGGCGCGTGGTGGACGGTCTACAACGATCCGCAGCTCGATGCGCTGATCGGCAAGCTCAACGCATCGAACCAGACCATCGCGCAATCGGCGGCCGCGTACCGGCAGGCGCGCGCGCTCGTCACCGAGGCGCGCGCCGCATATTTCCCGACCGTCGGGCTGACCGCGTCCGGCTCACGCGCCCGCACGCCGCGCACGTCGCTGTCGTCGGGCTCGTCGTCGAACGTCGGCAGCGGCTCGTCCGGATCGATCGGCAACAGCTACAGCGTCGGCCTCGACGCAAGCTGGGAACCCGACCTGTGGGGCAAGGTGAGCCGCACCGTCAGCGCGCAGCGCGCCGGCGAAGCCGCCGCCGCGGCCGATCTCGCGAACGCGCGGCTGTCGCAGCAGGCGCTGCTCGCGCAAACCTATTTCCAGCTGCGCACGTCCGATGCGCTGCAGAAGCTGCTCGACGACACCGTGAAGTCGTACGAACAGTCGCTGAAGCTCACGCAGAACCAGTACGCGCAGGGCGTCGCCGCGCGCGCGGACGTGATCCAGGCGCAAACCCAGCTGCAGAGCGCGCAGGCGGCGCTGATCGACAACGGCGTCGCGCGTGCGCAGTTCGAGCATGCGATCGCCACGCTGATCGGCGAACCGGCGTCGACCTTCTCGCTGCCGCCGAACCCGCTCGCGGCCGAGCCGCCGATCACGCCGGTCGACGTGCCGTCCGCGCTGCTCGAGCGCCGGCCCGACATCGCGGCGGCCGAGCGCCGTGCGGCCGCCGCGAACGAGCAGATCGGCGTCGCGATCGCCGCGTTCTTCCCGACGCTTACGCTGTCGGCCACCGGCGGCTTCCAGAGCTCGGTGTGGTCGCAGCTGTTCACGCTGCCGGCGCGTTTCTGGACGGTCGGCCCGCAGCTCGCGGCCACGCTGTTCGACGCGGGGCTGCGCGCCGCGCAGACCGACGCCGCACGCGCGACCTACGACCAGGACGTCGCCGCGTATCGCCTCGCGGTGCTCACCGCGTTCCAGGACGTCGAGGACAACCTCGCGTCGCAGCGCATCCTCGCGCAGGAAATCGACGTGCAGCGGCAGGCCGTCGACAGTGCCGAACACGCGCTCGCGATCGTCACGAACCAGTACAAGGCCGGCACGGTCGCCTATCTGAACGTGCTGACCGCGCAGACCACCGCCTTCACCGCGCAGCAAAAGCTCGCGACGATCACCGGGCAGCGGATGACGTCGTCGGTCGGGCTCGTGAAGGCCCTCGGCGGTGGCTGGGATGCGTCGGACATGGCGCGCGAGAACGGCGACATGGCTGCGCCGGCGCCCGTCCCGGCGTCCGGTGCGGCCGCGCCGCTCGCGCAGAAGTAACGGAAGAAGGCGACGCGCGCGTCAGCGCATCGCGTCGCCGAAGATCAGCGAAACCTCGTTGTTCCCGATCGGGTGGCCGAGCAGGTTCAGCAGCCCCGCGAGGTTTGCCTGCTGCTCGGGCGCCGCATGCGCGGTGCCACGGAACGATCCCTGGCCGGCGCCGAAGTTGCCGTGCCCGTCGAGGAACAGCGGGCCCTGCGTCGTCGACAGGTCGAGATCGGCGCCCGCCCCCTTCGCCTGCAGCACCGCGCGGTACGAACCGAGCGGCTTCACGCGCGACACGCGCGAACTCATCGAGTCGATCGTCACCGTCAGCTGGCCGAACGCGTTGTGGCCGAACAGGCGCCAGTCGGTCCAGCCGAGCCGCACGTCACCCTGCAGGTCGAGCGTGTTGAACGGCGTGCCGAGCCCCGCGAGCAGCGACGCGGGCACGGCCATCGTGCCCGCCGACAGCACCGCGCCGCGCCACGTCGCATCCAGCGTGACGGCATCGGGCATCGCCTCGGTCTGCCGCATGCGCATCTGCACGCGCCCGGTCAGCAGCGGCCAGAAGCGCGTGGTCCATTCGACCCGGCCCGGCAGCAGCGTCGCCGCGCCCTGGTCGGCGCCCGGCGCGAGCATCAGCGTGCCCGAGCCGTGCCACAGCGACCCGTCCGGATCGACGAGATTCACGTGCCCGCCGGTCGCGCGGGCGAACTGTGGCGCGATCCACGCGGCCGGCGCGAGCGCGACGAGCGTCACCGCCGTCGCGAGCCCGCCTGCCACCACCCACGGCAACGCGGCGACGAGCCGCTTCGTCCACGGCCTCATCGGCGGACCGCCGCTTGCGTCATCCACTGCGTCATTTATTTCTGTACGGAAGGTTGCATCACGGCCGTCAGGTCGACCTGCCCGTCTTCCTTCAGCGCGGTCGCGTGCGCCTCGCCGACCTGCACCTTGAACTGCCGGCGCGCATCGTCGAGCCACTGCGTCCACGCCGGGAACGACACGTTCTTCATCTGGACCTGCACGCCGTTGCCGACGATCTGCACCTGCGCACCCTGCAGCCCGTGATCGGACAGCGACGCGATCAGCGCGTCCTTCAGCGCCAGGCCGGTCGGCGCGACGCCCTGCGCGGCGGCAGTCAGCGACTTCGCCTCGTTCGCCTGCGCGGTCATTTGCGCGAGCTCGCGACGCATCGTCGGCAGTTCGCGCAGGATCCGCGCGCGGCCTTCCTGCGCGGGCGACCACAGCACCGAATACGCGATCACGACCGCCAGCACGGCGCCGCCCCAGCCGAGCAGCGTTTTCTCGCGCGGCGAGCGCTCACCCCAGAACTGGGCCAGCGTCTGGTTCAGTTGTTCCGTCTTCATGAGCGGCTCCGGATCGTCCATTTGCCCGTGTTGCTGTCGACTTCGCCGGACAGTCCGTTGCGCGCGAGGCGCTGCGTGAAATCGGGATCGACCTTGACCTCCGGCTTGAAGCCGACGTCGAGCCGCCGGTCGTGATAGTCGAGCGACGCGATGCCGTTCAACGGCAGCGCGCCCATCGAGCGCGACAGCCCGCTCGACAGCGCGAGGAAATCGTTCGGCGACAGCTCGCCCGCCGCCAGACGCAACTGGTCGAGCTGCCGCTGCATCTGCGCGGGCGGATCGAGCACCGTCGTCGTCTTCGGGAACGCGGACAGCAGCGTCTCGGTGACCTGCGCGGACAGCGCATCGCGCTCGCGCGACAGCTTCCACCAGTGCAGGTTCATCCCGATCACTGCCACGCCGAGCGTCGCCGCGACGAGGGCGAGCGGCACGCGCAGGCGCTTCACCGTCGCGCGATCGAAGCGCCACGGCTGCGACTCGAATTCGAACTGGCACAGATCGAACCGCTCGGCCAGCGCGCGCCGCGCGAACGCGTCGAACGACAGCGGCGCGGCACCCGGCAGCAGCGGGCCGTCGGTGCGGCCGACCGATGCGAGCCGCGGCTCCGCGCCCGGTTCGCCGAGTTCGTACAGTTCGACGTCGCCGCCGCGCGCGAGCGCGGCAAGCGTGCCGGCGGCGCTCGACGCGGGCGCCGCAAAGCCTTCGCCGAGCGCACCGCGCGCAACCGCGAGTTCGAGGCGCGGCACACCGGCCGCGGCCGGCAGTGCGCCGGCCTCGACCAGCACCGGTTCGACCGACGTCGCGAGCCCGAGCACCGCGGCAACCAGCGCCGGGCGGGCGGGCGGCTCGACGGCGACCGCGGCAACCGCGGCATCGGCGAGGCCGGCGACCTCACCGTCGGCCGGCACGGCGGATGCCGCTTCGGCCGACGCGCGCGGCACCGGCAGGCAGCGGGTCGCGGGCACCGCGCTCAGGTGCCGATGGCCGGCCGCCGTGAACGCGTCGCAGATCGTGCGGAACCACGCGCGGTCGACCACGGCCAGCACGCGGCGCCCGTCGGGCAGCGCGTCCGGATCGAGCGCGATGTGGCAACCGAGCGGATCCTGGATCAGCTGATCCTCGACGATGTTGGGCAGCGCCTGGCGCAGCTTCGGTCCCTTGAGCGGCGGCACGGTCGCGGCCAGCAGCAGCACGTCGCGCGCGGCGACGATCAGCACCGTCGCATTCGCGCGCGGCAGCAGCGCGAGCGCGGCGCGGCCGGCGCGCTGCACATGCCCGGCCTTGTCGACGAGCGTGAACGGCAGCTCGGGCCACTGCCATTCCTGCAACGGCACGGCAGGCTCGCGCGGCGGCAAAGAAACAATCAACGTGCTCACAAGAGCTCCTCTCCCGAATGGCGTCGTTATAGCTGGTCGCGGATGCGCACGATCCGCGTCGAGTGCGTGGTCGGATCACGATACACGAGCGAAGTGCGGTCGACCTCCGCGCGGTCGTGCTGGATCCGGCCATGCACGATGAA
The nucleotide sequence above comes from Burkholderia pyrrocinia. Encoded proteins:
- a CDS encoding type II secretion system protein N — translated: MRPWTKRLVAALPWVVAGGLATAVTLVALAPAAWIAPQFARATGGHVNLVDPDGSLWHGSGTLMLAPGADQGAATLLPGRVEWTTRFWPLLTGRVQMRMRQTEAMPDAVTLDATWRGAVLSAGTMAVPASLLAGLGTPFNTLDLQGDVRLGWTDWRLFGHNAFGQLTVTIDSMSSRVSRVKPLGSYRAVLQAKGAGADLDLSTTQGPLFLDGHGNFGAGQGSFRGTAHAAPEQQANLAGLLNLLGHPIGNNEVSLIFGDAMR
- the gspM gene encoding type II secretion system protein GspM, with product MKTEQLNQTLAQFWGERSPREKTLLGWGGAVLAVVIAYSVLWSPAQEGRARILRELPTMRRELAQMTAQANEAKSLTAAAQGVAPTGLALKDALIASLSDHGLQGAQVQIVGNGVQVQMKNVSFPAWTQWLDDARRQFKVQVGEAHATALKEDGQVDLTAVMQPSVQK
- the gspL gene encoding type II secretion system protein GspL, which produces MSTLIVSLPPREPAVPLQEWQWPELPFTLVDKAGHVQRAGRAALALLPRANATVLIVAARDVLLLAATVPPLKGPKLRQALPNIVEDQLIQDPLGCHIALDPDALPDGRRVLAVVDRAWFRTICDAFTAAGHRHLSAVPATRCLPVPRASAEAASAVPADGEVAGLADAAVAAVAVEPPARPALVAAVLGLATSVEPVLVEAGALPAAAGVPRLELAVARGALGEGFAAPASSAAGTLAALARGGDVELYELGEPGAEPRLASVGRTDGPLLPGAAPLSFDAFARRALAERFDLCQFEFESQPWRFDRATVKRLRVPLALVAATLGVAVIGMNLHWWKLSRERDALSAQVTETLLSAFPKTTTVLDPPAQMQRQLDQLRLAAGELSPNDFLALSSGLSRSMGALPLNGIASLDYHDRRLDVGFKPEVKVDPDFTQRLARNGLSGEVDSNTGKWTIRSRS
- a CDS encoding multidrug ABC transporter ATPase, whose product is MLFLKNAAGALRRNLTDTAHHVFSGPHRGWKIALYVTMLVVPGGSLAALGFAWFDHHRQRNAKGGARRTSQPAATEPSSWRAAAEPVPVPVRCH
- a CDS encoding efflux transporter outer membrane subunit gives rise to the protein MPYASLPRALRPLSAAVAVATAVLLAGCAVGPDYHRPDTSIPAAFKEAPAGWKVAQPADRTDRGAWWTVYNDPQLDALIGKLNASNQTIAQSAAAYRQARALVTEARAAYFPTVGLTASGSRARTPRTSLSSGSSSNVGSGSSGSIGNSYSVGLDASWEPDLWGKVSRTVSAQRAGEAAAAADLANARLSQQALLAQTYFQLRTSDALQKLLDDTVKSYEQSLKLTQNQYAQGVAARADVIQAQTQLQSAQAALIDNGVARAQFEHAIATLIGEPASTFSLPPNPLAAEPPITPVDVPSALLERRPDIAAAERRAAAANEQIGVAIAAFFPTLTLSATGGFQSSVWSQLFTLPARFWTVGPQLAATLFDAGLRAAQTDAARATYDQDVAAYRLAVLTAFQDVEDNLASQRILAQEIDVQRQAVDSAEHALAIVTNQYKAGTVAYLNVLTAQTTAFTAQQKLATITGQRMTSSVGLVKALGGGWDASDMARENGDMAAPAPVPASGAAAPLAQK